The Variovorax paradoxus B4 genome includes a region encoding these proteins:
- the deoC gene encoding deoxyribose-phosphate aldolase: protein MNSTSLVRASGAVRARPVATVATASPAAAAASPAAAAANAAAAPDNQPHAIARNTAQPFEAGWFDNIRVNLSAAERRVATLPGRRSVKKDAQAGWLLKAITCIDLTTLNGDDTAERVRRLCAKAVTPVRPDLLAALGFADRTLHTGAVCVYHRFVATAVDALAGTGIPVAAVSTGFPAGLIPHELKLKEIEASVHDGAAEIDIVITREHVLTGQWRKLYDEMRDFRLAAGDAHVKAILATGELKTLRNVAKASMVCMMAGADFIKTSTGKEGVNATPLVTLVMLRMIRQYEARTGFRVGYKPAGGVSTAKTALDYQVLMKEELGRAWLEPELFRIGASTLLADIERQLEHHVTGRYSAFHRHPIG, encoded by the coding sequence ATGAATTCCACTTCCCTCGTTCGTGCCAGCGGCGCGGTGCGCGCACGCCCCGTTGCGACGGTCGCGACCGCATCACCCGCGGCCGCTGCCGCATCACCCGCGGCCGCTGCCGCCAACGCCGCCGCGGCGCCCGACAACCAGCCGCACGCCATCGCACGCAACACCGCGCAACCCTTCGAGGCCGGCTGGTTCGACAACATCCGCGTCAACCTCTCGGCGGCCGAGCGCCGCGTGGCCACGCTGCCCGGCCGCCGCTCGGTCAAGAAGGATGCGCAGGCCGGCTGGCTGCTCAAGGCCATCACCTGCATCGACCTGACCACGCTCAACGGCGACGACACGGCCGAGCGCGTGCGCAGGCTGTGCGCCAAGGCCGTGACCCCCGTGCGCCCCGACCTGCTGGCCGCTCTCGGCTTTGCGGACCGCACGCTGCACACCGGCGCGGTCTGCGTCTATCACCGCTTCGTGGCCACGGCCGTGGATGCGCTCGCGGGCACCGGCATTCCGGTGGCGGCGGTCTCCACGGGCTTTCCCGCCGGGCTGATTCCGCACGAGCTCAAGCTCAAGGAGATCGAGGCCTCGGTGCACGACGGCGCGGCCGAGATCGACATCGTCATCACGCGCGAACACGTGCTCACCGGCCAGTGGCGCAAGCTCTACGACGAGATGCGCGACTTCCGCCTCGCCGCGGGCGACGCGCATGTGAAGGCCATCCTCGCGACGGGCGAGCTCAAGACGCTGCGCAACGTGGCCAAGGCCTCGATGGTCTGCATGATGGCCGGCGCCGATTTCATCAAGACCTCCACCGGCAAGGAGGGCGTGAACGCCACGCCACTGGTCACGCTGGTGATGCTGCGCATGATCCGCCAGTACGAGGCCCGCACGGGTTTTCGCGTGGGCTACAAGCCGGCCGGCGGTGTCTCCACCGCCAAGACCGCGCTCGACTACCAGGTGCTCATGAAGGAAGAACTGGGCCGCGCCTGGCTCGAGCCCGAGCTGTTCCGCATCGGTGCCTCCACCCTGCTGGCCGACATCGAACGCCAGCTGGAACACCACGTCACAGGCCGCTACTCGGCCTTCCACCGCCACCCGATCGGATGA
- a CDS encoding aldehyde dehydrogenase family protein — translation MSSSNSSVARYFDTMDYGPAPESDTDARQWLSRHAEGFGHFIGGRFTAASAGAHFDTAEPATGQQLARIAQGSAQDVDAAVAAARAAQAGWLTLGGHGRARHLYALARMVQRHARLLAVVEALDNGKPIRETRDLDVPLVVRHFYHHAGWAQLQEREFADQVPLGVIGQIIPWNFPLLMLAWKIAPALALGNTVVLKPAEFTPLSALLFAELAAEAGLPAGVLNVVTGDGTTGAALVAHEGVDKIAFTGSTDVGRLIREATAGSGKSLTLELGGKSPFIVFDDADIDAAVEGVVDAIWFNQGQVCCAGSRLLLQEGIAADFIERLKRRMQSLRVGLPLDKAIDIGSLIDPSQLERVRSLVATGVREGAACYQPPGALPAGGSFFPPTLLTGVHPASTVATEEIFGPVLVAMTFRTPDEAVALANNTRYGLAASVWSETIGLALGIAPQLQAGVVWVNATNLFDAGVGFGGYRESGYGREGGREGCYEYLKPRAWAGRKPRSATAPAQAANEADKAPPAAAGLPAIDRTAKLFIGGKQVRPDGEQSQPVFSAAGHRIGEVGAGNRKDIRNAVAAARAAAGWSSATPHRRAQALYYLAENLSARAGEFAARLTSLTGAAARAAQAEVDAAVSRLFAYGAWADKYEGTVHVPPLRGVALATIEPIGVVGVVCPDEAPLLSFVSLLAPLLAMGNRTVVVPSGKHPLIATDFYQVLETSDLPAGAVNLVTGPAAALAQTLAEHDDVDALWVFGAKALSRTAERLSVGNLKRTLVDHGLATDWHDGAAAEGPLFLRHATQVKNIWIPYGE, via the coding sequence ATGAGCAGCAGCAACAGCAGCGTCGCACGCTATTTCGACACCATGGACTACGGCCCCGCGCCCGAGAGCGACACCGACGCCCGCCAATGGCTCTCGCGCCATGCCGAGGGCTTCGGCCACTTCATCGGCGGCCGTTTCACCGCCGCTTCGGCCGGCGCGCATTTCGACACCGCCGAACCGGCCACCGGCCAGCAGCTCGCCCGCATCGCGCAAGGGTCCGCACAGGACGTGGACGCCGCCGTTGCTGCAGCGCGCGCCGCGCAGGCCGGCTGGCTGACGCTCGGCGGCCACGGCCGTGCACGGCACCTGTACGCCCTGGCGCGCATGGTGCAGCGCCATGCGCGGCTGCTCGCGGTGGTCGAGGCGCTGGACAACGGCAAGCCGATCCGCGAGACCCGCGACCTCGACGTGCCGCTGGTGGTGCGCCACTTCTATCACCATGCCGGCTGGGCCCAGCTGCAGGAGCGCGAGTTCGCCGACCAGGTGCCGCTGGGCGTGATCGGCCAGATCATTCCGTGGAATTTCCCGCTGCTGATGCTGGCCTGGAAGATCGCCCCCGCGCTTGCGCTGGGCAACACGGTGGTGCTCAAGCCGGCGGAGTTCACGCCGCTCAGCGCCCTGCTGTTCGCCGAACTTGCCGCAGAGGCCGGCCTGCCCGCGGGCGTGCTGAACGTGGTGACCGGCGACGGCACCACGGGCGCGGCGCTGGTGGCGCACGAAGGCGTCGACAAGATCGCCTTCACCGGCTCGACCGACGTGGGCCGCCTGATCCGCGAGGCCACCGCGGGCTCGGGCAAGTCGCTCACGCTGGAGCTGGGCGGCAAGTCGCCCTTCATCGTGTTCGACGACGCCGACATCGATGCCGCGGTGGAAGGCGTGGTCGACGCCATCTGGTTCAACCAGGGCCAGGTGTGCTGTGCCGGCTCGCGGCTGCTGCTGCAGGAAGGCATCGCGGCCGACTTCATCGAACGCCTCAAGCGCCGCATGCAGAGCCTGCGCGTGGGCCTGCCGCTGGACAAGGCGATCGACATCGGCAGCCTGATCGACCCCTCGCAGCTCGAGCGCGTGCGTTCGCTGGTGGCCACGGGCGTGCGCGAAGGCGCGGCCTGCTACCAGCCGCCGGGCGCGCTGCCGGCGGGCGGCAGCTTCTTTCCGCCCACGCTGCTGACGGGCGTGCATCCTGCTTCCACCGTTGCGACCGAGGAGATCTTCGGACCGGTGCTGGTGGCCATGACCTTCCGCACGCCCGACGAGGCCGTGGCGCTGGCCAACAACACGCGCTACGGGCTCGCGGCCAGCGTATGGAGCGAGACCATCGGCCTTGCGCTGGGCATCGCGCCGCAGCTGCAGGCCGGCGTGGTGTGGGTCAACGCGACCAACCTGTTCGACGCGGGCGTGGGCTTCGGCGGCTACCGCGAATCGGGCTACGGCCGCGAAGGCGGGCGCGAAGGCTGCTACGAATACCTGAAGCCGCGCGCGTGGGCCGGACGCAAGCCGCGTTCGGCCACAGCGCCTGCCCAGGCCGCGAACGAAGCGGACAAGGCGCCGCCGGCTGCCGCGGGGCTTCCGGCCATCGACCGCACGGCCAAGCTGTTCATCGGCGGCAAGCAGGTGCGCCCCGATGGCGAGCAGTCGCAGCCGGTGTTCTCCGCCGCCGGCCACCGGATCGGCGAGGTGGGCGCCGGCAACCGCAAGGACATCCGCAACGCCGTGGCCGCCGCGCGCGCCGCCGCCGGCTGGTCGAGCGCCACGCCGCACCGCCGCGCCCAGGCGCTCTACTACCTGGCCGAAAACCTTTCGGCACGCGCCGGCGAATTCGCCGCGCGTCTCACGAGCCTGACCGGCGCGGCCGCGCGCGCCGCGCAGGCCGAGGTCGACGCGGCCGTGAGCCGCCTCTTTGCCTACGGTGCATGGGCCGACAAGTACGAGGGCACGGTGCACGTGCCGCCGCTGCGCGGCGTGGCGCTCGCCACCATCGAGCCCATCGGCGTGGTGGGGGTGGTGTGTCCCGACGAGGCGCCGCTGCTGTCCTTCGTGAGCCTGCTCGCCCCGCTGCTCGCCATGGGCAACCGCACGGTGGTCGTGCCGAGCGGGAAGCATCCGCTGATCGCGACCGACTTCTACCAGGTGCTCGAAACCTCCGACCTGCCCGCCGGTGCGGTCAACCTCGTGACCGGCCCCGCCGCCGCCCTCGCGCAGACGCTGGCCGAGCACGACGACGTCGATGCGCTGT
- a CDS encoding LysR family transcriptional regulator codes for MNLRQIEVFRAVMLAGSVTDAARLLHVSQPGISRMLAHIELQLGLRLFDRKKGRLLPTPEAQALYEDVSEVYGGIRRVTERAEELKSGARLSLRVLASPSTALVAVPRAVAWLANEYPAARIYLETLPTREMLSRLTSREADIAISTIPTDHALLASKPVGQWRLVCVFPRGHALSSKRLLRAGDVLKERLISFSRDTPQGRIIADWCASSKVEAASTVEVRSGQMACALAACGAGVAIVDDLTARAYRSDELDFRPIVGSPLLGIFALTHEGFAPSVLGKRMVELAAASLKQAGRG; via the coding sequence ATGAACCTGAGACAGATCGAGGTATTTCGCGCCGTGATGCTGGCCGGTTCCGTCACGGATGCCGCGCGCCTGCTCCACGTCTCCCAGCCCGGGATCAGCCGCATGCTGGCGCACATCGAACTGCAACTGGGCCTGCGGCTGTTCGATCGCAAGAAGGGCCGGCTGCTGCCGACCCCGGAAGCGCAGGCCCTCTACGAAGACGTGTCCGAGGTGTATGGCGGCATCCGTCGGGTGACTGAGCGCGCCGAGGAACTCAAGTCGGGGGCGCGACTGTCGCTGCGCGTGCTGGCCAGCCCGAGCACCGCACTGGTCGCCGTGCCACGCGCCGTCGCGTGGTTGGCAAACGAATACCCGGCGGCCAGGATCTATCTCGAGACGCTGCCGACCCGCGAGATGCTGAGCCGCCTGACCAGCCGCGAGGCAGACATCGCGATCTCGACCATCCCCACCGACCACGCGCTGCTGGCATCGAAGCCGGTCGGACAGTGGCGCCTCGTCTGCGTGTTTCCCAGGGGCCACGCACTGTCGTCGAAGCGCTTGCTGCGCGCCGGCGACGTGCTGAAAGAGCGTTTGATCTCGTTCAGCCGGGACACGCCGCAGGGCCGCATCATTGCCGACTGGTGCGCGAGCAGCAAGGTGGAGGCGGCTTCCACCGTCGAGGTGCGCTCCGGACAGATGGCCTGCGCACTGGCGGCCTGCGGCGCCGGCGTCGCGATCGTGGATGACCTGACGGCGCGCGCCTATCGCAGCGACGAACTGGACTTCCGGCCCATCGTCGGCAGTCCATTGCTGGGCATCTTCGCGCTCACGCACGAGGGCTTCGCACCTTCGGTGCTTGGCAAGCGGATGGTCGAACTGGCGGCGGCCTCGTTGAAACAGGCCGGGCGCGGCTGA
- a CDS encoding DeoR/GlpR family DNA-binding transcription regulator, protein MRKTAGAEARALRLAKMQELVEAGGPLPIKQAAQRLDVTEMTIRRDLSAAVSPLTALGGYVLAAALPGGDRYSLDEASDQHAAHKRVACQRAAEWVQAHDSLFIDCGTTMVHFAEALPPDMPLSVVCYSTNIASILSRRPNTQLMLMGGLYHASSATFFSDEGLQYLNRLGVNKAFISAGGLDLERGASCSNFHEVPVKQAAIRSASESFLIVDESKLNRLRPAFFSPLDAFARIVVGGAPAPGLRKQFKDLPIEFARPPAV, encoded by the coding sequence ATGCGAAAGACCGCCGGCGCCGAGGCCCGGGCCTTGCGCCTTGCCAAGATGCAGGAGCTCGTCGAGGCCGGCGGACCGTTGCCGATCAAGCAGGCCGCCCAGCGGCTGGATGTGACCGAAATGACGATCCGCCGCGACCTGTCGGCGGCCGTTTCACCGCTCACCGCCCTCGGCGGCTACGTGCTCGCGGCCGCGCTGCCGGGCGGCGACAGGTACTCGCTCGACGAGGCCAGCGACCAGCATGCGGCGCACAAGCGCGTGGCCTGCCAGCGCGCCGCCGAATGGGTGCAGGCGCACGACAGCCTGTTCATCGACTGCGGCACCACCATGGTCCATTTCGCGGAAGCCTTGCCGCCCGACATGCCGCTGAGCGTGGTGTGTTACTCCACGAACATCGCGTCCATCCTGAGCCGCCGCCCGAACACGCAGCTGATGCTGATGGGCGGGCTGTACCACGCGTCGTCGGCTACTTTCTTTTCCGACGAGGGGCTGCAATATCTCAATCGACTGGGCGTGAACAAGGCCTTCATTTCAGCCGGCGGACTGGACCTGGAGCGGGGCGCGAGCTGCTCCAATTTCCACGAGGTGCCGGTGAAGCAGGCAGCGATCCGCAGCGCGTCGGAGAGCTTCCTGATCGTGGATGAAAGCAAGCTCAATCGCCTGCGCCCCGCCTTCTTCAGTCCGCTCGATGCGTTTGCGCGCATCGTGGTGGGCGGGGCGCCCGCGCCGGGTTTGCGCAAGCAGTTCAAGGATCTGCCGATCGAGTTTGCGCGACCCCCGGCTGTTTGA